The following coding sequences are from one Acidobacteriota bacterium window:
- a CDS encoding S9 family peptidase, producing the protein MRRLLALAFVCSLVATTASAQLRGVEPADFYKEIGVSDVAVAPDGRLVAFTVTTVVEAENRRHREVWMAPLANGRPSGEPFRFTDPTEDSHGPRWSPDGSVVSFTSKRGKDPNTTWFARVAAPGGEAYHVDGVAGAPVWSPDGRWIAFTKAPRDDEEDEDRPEGSGRRANRDGWIAPDAVTTTLDATRFDGRVVTSMRLKRDGTLSFLPHPSTRPKTQLFVVAATGGEAVQLTSLPFDVGNPVWSADGRLVFFGGDPAQDDERSVEPTADLFVVSRDGGEPRRLTPGPGAERAAAISRDGRRLAFLFNEGRGTPTDLMVVDLAADGAFAGAPRNLTARWDLVPGTPRWTPDDAIRFTAEVGGDVHLFEVALDGAPRQVTSGERQLASVSTTDDGRLLAYAATDVRTPAEVFVARADGSAEARVSSFNDAWLAGVHREPVERVTWRVADGSTVEGWLMKPVGYQPGTKYPLVLKIHGGPHGAYGNTYFRTFHVLSNAGFFVLYPNPRGSSGYGHSFMYATRGRWGEMDQEDFLTGVDTVLARYPDIDSTRLGVSGGSYGGFMTNWLTSRTNRFAAAVTSRSITNWESWYGTSDAQGLTEYEFQGTPWEQRETYRRLSPISYVEHVTAPTLIIHSENDYRTPIADGEQWFMALKKRGVPVEMVRYPRSSHGLSRTGEPWLLVDRLERIRSWFAHYLGDRPAPTTAGTSAIRP; encoded by the coding sequence ATGCGCCGACTTCTCGCCCTTGCGTTCGTGTGTTCCCTCGTCGCCACCACGGCGTCGGCTCAGCTCCGCGGGGTCGAACCTGCCGACTTCTACAAGGAGATCGGCGTCAGCGATGTCGCCGTCGCGCCCGATGGCCGCCTCGTCGCGTTCACGGTGACGACGGTGGTGGAGGCCGAGAACCGGCGTCACCGCGAGGTCTGGATGGCACCGCTCGCCAACGGCCGCCCCTCTGGCGAGCCGTTCCGCTTCACCGACCCCACCGAGGACTCGCACGGCCCGCGCTGGTCGCCGGATGGCTCGGTCGTCTCGTTCACGTCGAAGCGCGGGAAGGACCCCAACACGACGTGGTTCGCGCGGGTGGCCGCGCCGGGCGGCGAGGCCTACCACGTCGACGGCGTGGCCGGCGCGCCCGTGTGGTCCCCGGACGGCCGCTGGATCGCCTTCACGAAGGCGCCGCGTGACGACGAGGAAGACGAAGATCGACCCGAGGGCTCGGGGCGCCGCGCGAACCGCGACGGCTGGATCGCACCCGACGCCGTGACCACGACGCTCGATGCCACCCGGTTCGACGGTCGGGTCGTCACCTCGATGCGCCTCAAGCGCGACGGCACGCTGAGTTTCCTCCCGCACCCGTCGACGCGCCCCAAGACGCAGCTCTTCGTCGTGGCCGCCACCGGTGGCGAGGCGGTGCAGCTCACCTCGCTGCCCTTCGACGTCGGCAACCCGGTGTGGTCGGCCGATGGACGCCTGGTCTTCTTCGGCGGCGATCCGGCCCAGGACGACGAACGATCGGTCGAACCGACGGCCGACCTCTTCGTGGTCTCACGCGACGGCGGCGAACCTCGCCGCCTCACGCCAGGCCCGGGGGCCGAGCGGGCCGCCGCCATCTCGCGCGACGGACGCCGCCTCGCCTTCCTGTTCAACGAGGGTCGCGGCACGCCCACCGACCTCATGGTCGTCGACCTCGCCGCTGACGGCGCCTTTGCCGGGGCCCCGCGCAACCTCACCGCCCGGTGGGATCTCGTGCCCGGCACCCCTCGATGGACCCCGGACGACGCGATTCGGTTCACCGCCGAGGTCGGCGGCGACGTTCACCTCTTCGAAGTCGCACTCGACGGCGCGCCGCGCCAGGTCACCTCGGGCGAGCGCCAGCTCGCGTCGGTCTCGACGACCGACGACGGCCGCCTGCTCGCCTACGCGGCGACCGACGTCCGTACGCCGGCCGAGGTGTTCGTCGCACGGGCCGACGGCTCGGCCGAGGCACGCGTCTCGTCGTTCAACGACGCGTGGCTGGCCGGTGTACACCGAGAGCCCGTCGAGCGCGTCACGTGGCGCGTGGCCGACGGTTCAACCGTCGAAGGGTGGCTCATGAAGCCCGTCGGGTACCAGCCGGGCACGAAGTACCCGCTCGTCCTGAAGATCCATGGCGGACCGCACGGCGCCTACGGCAACACCTACTTCCGCACGTTCCACGTCCTGTCGAACGCCGGCTTCTTCGTGCTCTACCCGAATCCTCGCGGATCGTCGGGGTACGGGCACTCGTTCATGTACGCCACGCGGGGCCGCTGGGGCGAGATGGACCAGGAGGACTTCCTGACGGGCGTCGACACGGTCCTCGCGCGCTACCCGGACATCGATTCGACGCGCCTCGGCGTGTCGGGCGGCAGCTACGGCGGGTTCATGACGAACTGGCTCACGTCGCGCACGAACCGGTTCGCCGCGGCGGTGACGAGCCGGTCGATCACGAACTGGGAGAGCTGGTACGGCACGTCGGATGCCCAGGGACTCACCGAATACGAGTTCCAGGGCACGCCGTGGGAACAGCGCGAGACCTACCGCCGCCTCTCACCGATCAGCTACGTGGAACACGTGACGGCCCCCACGCTCATCATCCACAGCGAGAACGACTACCGCACGCCCATCGCCGACGGCGAGCAGTGGTTCATGGCACTCAAGAAGCGCGGCGTCCCCGTCGAGATGGTCCGGTACCCCAGGTCGTCGCACGGGCTGTCGCGAACGGGCGAGCCGTGGCTGCTCGTCGACCGCCTCGAACGGATTCGGAGCTGGTTCGCGCATTACCTGGGCGATCGGCCGGCGCCCACGACGGCGGGGACATCGGCGATACGGCCGTAA